The following proteins are co-located in the Streptosporangium brasiliense genome:
- a CDS encoding TetR/AcrR family transcriptional regulator, whose product MNTRKNSGGATTTPVKRQGTTKRAASSGSASERRDHLVKLAAELFARKGFQATTVREIAEEAGILSGSLYHHFDSKETIVDEVLTTFLDDLVGRYRAALEQEGEPRAILSEMVRIGFSTLEPHRAAITVMQNDWNYLRSLPGDRFDYLVKAEDEVERMWVEQIKRGQAVGQFRADVDPKLTYRMIRDTIWVAVRWFRPGGRLNTTGLAEHYITVLFDGLATGERSSHSA is encoded by the coding sequence GTGAACACGCGAAAGAACTCCGGCGGCGCGACCACCACCCCAGTCAAGCGCCAGGGCACGACGAAGCGCGCGGCCTCATCCGGCTCCGCCTCCGAACGCCGCGACCACCTCGTCAAGCTCGCCGCCGAGCTTTTCGCCCGCAAGGGCTTCCAGGCGACCACCGTCCGCGAGATCGCGGAGGAGGCGGGCATCCTGTCCGGGAGCCTCTACCACCACTTCGACTCCAAGGAGACGATCGTCGACGAGGTGCTGACCACCTTCCTCGACGACCTCGTCGGCCGCTACCGCGCGGCCCTGGAGCAGGAGGGCGAGCCCCGCGCAATCCTGTCAGAGATGGTGCGCATCGGGTTCAGCACCCTCGAACCGCACCGCGCGGCGATCACCGTCATGCAGAACGACTGGAACTATCTGCGCTCCCTGCCCGGCGACCGGTTCGACTACCTGGTCAAGGCCGAGGACGAGGTCGAGCGCATGTGGGTGGAGCAGATCAAGCGCGGCCAGGCCGTCGGCCAGTTCCGCGCCGACGTGGACCCCAAGCTCACCTACCGCATGATCCGCGACACCATCTGGGTGGCGGTCCGCTGGTTCCGCCCCGGAGGCCGCCTCAACACCACCGGCCTCGCCGAGCACTACATCACGGTCCTGTTCGACGGCCTGGCGACCGGCGAGCGGAGCAGCCACAGCGCGTGA
- a CDS encoding carbohydrate ABC transporter permease: MTPTAETMISRSRAYARQERRRRLGPLSALTHVALLVWTVLVVVPILWTFLASVKSEDEIFGDAWSLPVSLRLDNWARAWEQAHVGQYMINSIVVVGAGTFGTMLFGSMAAYVLARYRFRGNRAIYLLFVSGLAFPVYLALTPLFFVVQNMGAVPVIGRFIGLNSHGGLVLVYIAYSLPFTVFFLAAFFRTLPGAVAEAAFVDGASHTRVFFQIMLPMARPGIISVTIFNVLGQWNQYQLPLVLLPADKEKWVLTQGIADISTAAGYDADWSALFAALSMAILPMLIVYTIFQSQIQKGLTAGALK, encoded by the coding sequence ATGACTCCCACGGCAGAGACGATGATCTCCCGGAGCCGGGCCTACGCCCGGCAGGAGCGCAGGAGGCGCCTGGGCCCCCTGTCGGCCCTGACGCACGTCGCGCTGCTGGTGTGGACGGTCCTGGTGGTGGTGCCGATCCTGTGGACGTTCCTGGCGTCGGTGAAGAGCGAGGACGAGATCTTCGGCGACGCCTGGTCGCTGCCGGTCTCCCTCCGCCTCGACAACTGGGCGCGGGCCTGGGAGCAGGCGCACGTGGGCCAGTACATGATCAACAGCATCGTCGTCGTGGGGGCCGGCACCTTCGGCACGATGCTGTTCGGCTCGATGGCCGCTTACGTGCTCGCCCGCTACCGCTTCCGCGGCAACCGGGCGATCTACCTGCTGTTCGTCTCCGGCCTGGCCTTCCCGGTCTACCTGGCGCTGACCCCGCTGTTCTTCGTCGTGCAGAACATGGGCGCGGTCCCGGTGATCGGCCGGTTCATCGGCCTCAACTCCCACGGCGGGCTGGTGCTGGTCTACATCGCCTACTCGCTGCCGTTCACCGTGTTCTTCCTCGCGGCGTTCTTCAGGACGCTGCCCGGGGCGGTGGCCGAGGCGGCCTTCGTGGACGGGGCCTCGCACACCCGGGTGTTCTTCCAGATCATGCTCCCGATGGCCAGGCCGGGCATCATCAGCGTGACCATCTTCAACGTGCTCGGCCAGTGGAACCAGTACCAGCTGCCGCTGGTGCTGCTGCCCGCCGACAAGGAGAAGTGGGTGCTCACGCAGGGCATCGCCGACATCTCCACCGCCGCCGGCTACGACGCGGACTGGTCGGCCCTGTTCGCCGCGCTCAGCATGGCCATCCTCCCCATGCTGATCGTCTATACGATCTTCCAGAGCCAGATCCAGAAGGGCCTGACGGCGGGGGCGCTCAAGTAG
- a CDS encoding carbohydrate ABC transporter permease, producing the protein MNYGRTRFVTGFLAIPVALYVIYVIAPYAQAFYIAFTNWRGVSADPQFVGLENFRRLLDDDVFWKAVGHNLILLILMPVLTIGIALLFAFLLNSGGRGGTGGVWGSKFYRVVFFFPQVLAVVVVAVLFQQVFRPDRSGMLNAPLIALGFEPVGFLSDTDVALWALLGVLVWQAVGFYVVLFSAGISSIPRDMFEAASIDGAGGAQLFFRITLPLLWDTIQVGWVYLGIAALDVFAVVWVMTAEHGGPDSSTTVMAAEIYRNAFQYFRFGYASAMGVVLFFFTIGFAALALRLSRRERIEF; encoded by the coding sequence ATGAACTACGGCAGGACGCGGTTCGTCACCGGGTTTCTCGCGATCCCGGTGGCGCTCTATGTGATCTACGTGATCGCCCCCTACGCGCAGGCCTTCTACATCGCGTTCACCAACTGGCGCGGGGTGAGCGCGGATCCGCAGTTCGTGGGCCTGGAGAACTTCCGGAGACTCCTGGACGACGACGTCTTCTGGAAGGCGGTGGGGCACAACCTCATCCTGCTGATCCTGATGCCGGTGCTGACCATCGGGATCGCGCTCCTGTTCGCCTTCCTGCTCAACAGCGGAGGGCGGGGCGGCACCGGCGGCGTCTGGGGGTCGAAGTTCTACCGGGTGGTGTTCTTCTTCCCCCAGGTGCTGGCCGTCGTCGTGGTCGCGGTCCTGTTCCAGCAGGTCTTCCGGCCCGACCGGAGCGGGATGCTCAACGCGCCGCTGATCGCCCTCGGGTTCGAGCCGGTCGGCTTCCTGTCCGACACCGACGTCGCGCTCTGGGCGCTGCTGGGCGTGCTGGTCTGGCAGGCGGTCGGCTTCTACGTGGTGCTCTTCTCGGCGGGCATCTCCTCCATCCCGCGTGACATGTTCGAGGCGGCGTCGATCGACGGCGCCGGGGGAGCGCAGCTGTTCTTCCGGATCACGCTGCCCCTGCTCTGGGACACCATCCAGGTGGGCTGGGTCTACCTCGGCATCGCCGCGCTCGACGTCTTCGCCGTCGTGTGGGTGATGACGGCCGAACACGGCGGGCCCGACTCCTCCACGACCGTGATGGCGGCGGAGATCTACCGCAACGCCTTCCAGTACTTCAGGTTCGGCTACGCCTCCGCGATGGGCGTGGTGCTGTTCTTCTTCACCATCGGGTTCGCGGCGCTGGCCCTGCGCCTGTCGCGGCGTGAGCGGATCGAGTTCTAG
- the ngcE gene encoding N-acetylglucosamine/diacetylchitobiose ABC transporter substrate-binding protein produces MTNLSRRELLRSAALAGIALPVLSACASPAGPGGASPAAPAAGATSAANPLGLVETSPLEVWIFDGGLGDAYATDVHEPLVKGKFPKLEIKHNTTKEIAKTLQPRFAGGNPPELVNNSGANAMDFGALVQDGQLADLTPLYDAPSWDDPAVKVRDTIDPAAIELGSYDGKPYVLNYASTVWGIWYSQKLFEAEGWQPPKTWAEFLRLCETIKKSGKMAPFTYAGKHPFYIYETILTLAAKIGGKDVLKNIDNLEDGAWQVEPVKQAATAFAEIGAKYLLQGTAGLDHVQTQTAHNKGQVAMLPCGSWLENEQKDSTPADFGYAMFTLPDFGSSDALPYGTLHARPGEEFIVPAKSANPRAGLEYMRAMLSKEGAGKFMEMVSTLTVVKGASEGRTLKPGLKSASTALAAAGDNAVWFLFRKWYVEMHDEVAAATGQFMNGKLTVDQWIERAQKKADSIKNDSSVKKFKR; encoded by the coding sequence ATGACCAACCTGTCCCGGCGTGAGCTTCTGCGCAGCGCGGCCCTGGCGGGGATCGCCCTGCCGGTGCTGTCGGCGTGCGCCAGTCCCGCGGGCCCCGGCGGCGCCTCACCGGCGGCGCCGGCCGCCGGGGCCACCAGCGCGGCCAACCCGCTCGGCCTCGTCGAGACCAGCCCCCTGGAGGTCTGGATCTTCGACGGCGGCCTGGGCGACGCCTACGCCACGGACGTCCACGAGCCGCTGGTCAAGGGCAAGTTCCCCAAGCTGGAGATCAAACACAACACGACCAAGGAGATCGCCAAGACCCTCCAGCCACGCTTCGCCGGCGGCAACCCGCCGGAGCTCGTCAACAACTCGGGCGCCAACGCGATGGACTTCGGGGCCCTGGTCCAGGACGGCCAGCTCGCCGACCTCACGCCCCTGTACGACGCGCCGAGCTGGGACGACCCCGCCGTCAAGGTGCGCGACACGATCGACCCGGCCGCGATCGAGCTGGGCAGCTACGACGGCAAGCCGTACGTCCTGAACTACGCCAGCACCGTCTGGGGCATCTGGTACTCGCAGAAGCTCTTCGAGGCCGAGGGCTGGCAGCCGCCCAAGACGTGGGCGGAGTTCCTGCGGCTCTGCGAGACCATCAAGAAGTCCGGCAAGATGGCGCCGTTCACCTACGCGGGCAAGCACCCCTTCTACATCTACGAGACCATCCTCACCCTCGCCGCGAAGATCGGCGGCAAGGACGTGCTGAAGAACATCGACAACCTGGAGGACGGCGCCTGGCAGGTCGAGCCGGTCAAGCAGGCCGCGACCGCCTTCGCCGAGATCGGCGCCAAATACCTCCTCCAGGGCACCGCCGGCCTGGACCACGTCCAGACCCAGACCGCCCACAACAAGGGCCAGGTCGCCATGCTGCCCTGCGGCTCCTGGCTGGAGAACGAGCAGAAGGACTCCACCCCGGCCGACTTCGGCTACGCGATGTTCACGCTGCCGGACTTCGGCTCCTCCGACGCCCTGCCGTACGGCACGCTGCACGCCCGGCCGGGTGAGGAGTTCATCGTCCCGGCCAAGTCGGCCAATCCCCGGGCGGGCCTGGAGTACATGCGGGCGATGCTCTCCAAGGAGGGCGCCGGCAAGTTCATGGAGATGGTCTCCACGCTGACCGTCGTCAAGGGCGCGAGCGAGGGGCGCACGCTCAAGCCGGGCCTGAAGAGCGCCTCGACCGCCCTGGCCGCGGCGGGCGACAACGCCGTCTGGTTCCTGTTCCGCAAGTGGTACGTGGAGATGCACGACGAGGTGGCCGCGGCGACCGGGCAGTTCATGAACGGCAAGCTGACCGTCGACCAGTGGATCGAACGGGCGCAGAAGAAGGCCGACTCGATCAAGAACGACTCCTCGGTGAAGAAGTTCAAGAGGTAA
- a CDS encoding DNA alkylation repair protein, whose translation MDTLHEAVRRAFTEVADPAKAPAMRAYMKSEIPFLGVQAGPRRTALRRVFAEHPIESAPEWRRTVLSLWRDAEYREERYAAIELTGHRPYRRFQTLYALPMYEEMIVTGAWWDYVDELAVHRVGGLLSAFPDTMRPLMLEWAHGDDLWKRRTAILCQNRFRSATDTGLLYACIAPSLSDIDFFARKAIGWALREYAKIDPDEVVRYVDHMGITGLSRREALKNLPAR comes from the coding sequence ATGGACACCCTGCACGAGGCGGTGCGGCGCGCGTTCACCGAGGTGGCCGACCCGGCCAAGGCGCCGGCGATGCGGGCCTACATGAAGTCGGAGATACCCTTCCTCGGCGTCCAGGCCGGGCCTCGCCGTACGGCGCTGCGGAGGGTCTTCGCCGAGCATCCGATCGAGAGCGCGCCCGAATGGCGCAGGACGGTCCTGTCGCTGTGGCGGGACGCCGAATACCGCGAGGAGCGCTACGCGGCGATCGAGCTGACCGGACACCGGCCGTACCGGAGGTTCCAGACCCTTTACGCGCTCCCCATGTACGAAGAGATGATCGTCACCGGAGCCTGGTGGGACTACGTCGACGAGCTGGCCGTCCACCGCGTCGGCGGCCTGCTGTCGGCCTTCCCCGACACGATGCGCCCGCTCATGCTGGAGTGGGCGCACGGCGACGACCTGTGGAAGCGCCGCACGGCCATCCTCTGCCAGAACAGGTTCAGGTCCGCCACCGACACCGGCCTGCTCTACGCCTGCATCGCGCCGAGCCTGTCCGACATCGACTTCTTCGCCCGTAAGGCGATCGGCTGGGCCCTGCGCGAATACGCCAAGATCGACCCCGACGAGGTCGTCCGCTACGTCGACCACATGGGCATCACCGGCCTGAGCCGCCGCGAGGCCCTGAAGAACCTCCCGGCCCGGTGA
- a CDS encoding chitosanase: MPISSDPRSGRRMLRLLLTTAVVAAPVLSVHAGPAHAAGPAPRLSVSSPEPAAAGVDLTDPRKKDIAMQLVSSAENSSLNWKAQYKYIEDIDDERGYTAGIIGFCSGTGDMLDLVELYAERKPGNVLAKYLPALRKVNGTDSHKGLDPNYPKDWATAAKDTAFQQAQNDERDRVYFNPAVQQAKQDGLRALGQFAYYDAIVMHGDGGDPESFSAIRRNALKKAKPPAQGGDEVKYLHAFLDARKVAMKAEEAHEDTSRVDTAQRVFLNKGNLDLNTPLSWKVYGDPYTIK; this comes from the coding sequence GTGCCCATCTCGTCAGATCCGCGCTCCGGCCGCCGGATGCTGCGGCTCCTGCTCACCACGGCCGTGGTCGCCGCCCCGGTCCTGTCCGTCCACGCGGGTCCCGCGCACGCCGCCGGGCCGGCACCGCGCCTGTCGGTGTCCTCGCCGGAGCCGGCGGCCGCCGGGGTCGACCTCACCGACCCGCGCAAGAAGGACATCGCCATGCAGCTCGTCTCCAGCGCGGAGAACTCCTCCCTCAACTGGAAGGCGCAGTACAAGTACATCGAGGACATCGACGACGAGCGCGGCTACACCGCCGGGATCATCGGCTTCTGCTCCGGCACCGGCGACATGCTCGACCTCGTCGAGCTCTACGCCGAGCGCAAGCCCGGGAACGTGCTCGCCAAATACCTGCCCGCCCTGCGCAAGGTCAACGGCACCGACTCCCACAAGGGCCTCGACCCGAACTACCCCAAGGACTGGGCCACCGCGGCCAAGGACACGGCCTTCCAGCAGGCGCAGAACGACGAGCGTGACCGGGTCTACTTCAACCCGGCGGTCCAGCAGGCCAAGCAGGACGGCCTGCGCGCCCTCGGGCAGTTCGCCTACTACGACGCCATCGTCATGCACGGCGACGGGGGCGACCCGGAGAGCTTCAGCGCGATCCGCAGGAACGCCCTCAAGAAGGCCAAGCCGCCCGCGCAGGGCGGCGACGAGGTCAAATACCTGCACGCCTTCCTCGACGCCCGCAAGGTGGCCATGAAGGCCGAGGAGGCGCACGAGGACACCAGCCGGGTCGACACCGCGCAGCGGGTCTTCCTCAACAAGGGCAACCTCGACCTGAACACCCCGCTGTCCTGGAAGGTCTACGGCGACCCCTACACGATCAAGTGA
- a CDS encoding HAD family hydrolase codes for MLDQRLRPTMPYAALVFDCDGTLVDTASANETAWRAALADWEVELDPAWYRARTGLSGDRLLAELETETGAELDYPAVRAAALDAYQWLIHTVTPHRPVAAVAEAHRGRVPMAVASGGARHAVEETLRATGLRPLFDAVVTRDDVRYGKPAPDVYLLAARLLDVAPHACVAYEDTDEGVAAALAAGMAVIDVRPSLQDGTRDGT; via the coding sequence ATGCTCGACCAACGACTCCGCCCCACCATGCCGTACGCCGCCCTCGTCTTCGACTGCGACGGCACCCTCGTCGACACCGCCTCCGCCAACGAGACCGCCTGGCGCGCGGCCCTGGCGGACTGGGAGGTGGAGCTCGACCCGGCATGGTACCGGGCCCGCACCGGCCTGTCCGGCGACCGCCTGCTGGCCGAGCTGGAGACCGAGACCGGCGCGGAGCTGGACTACCCGGCGGTCCGGGCGGCGGCGCTCGACGCCTACCAGTGGCTGATCCACACCGTCACCCCCCACCGGCCGGTCGCCGCGGTCGCCGAGGCGCACCGGGGCCGGGTGCCGATGGCGGTCGCCTCCGGAGGGGCCCGCCACGCGGTGGAGGAGACCCTGCGCGCCACCGGCCTGCGCCCGCTCTTCGACGCCGTGGTGACCAGGGACGACGTCCGCTACGGCAAGCCCGCCCCCGACGTCTACCTGCTGGCGGCCCGGCTCCTGGACGTCGCCCCGCACGCCTGCGTCGCCTACGAGGACACCGACGAGGGGGTGGCCGCCGCGCTCGCCGCGGGGATGGCGGTCATCGACGTCCGCCCCTCGCTCCAGGACGGAACGCGGGACGGAACATGA
- a CDS encoding acetyl-CoA C-acetyltransferase, with product MAEAYIVGAVRTPVGRRNGGLAGAHPADLGAHVLGELVRRTGVDPSAVDDVVFGCVDTVGPQAGDIARTCWLAAGLPQEVPGVTVDRQCGSSQQAVHFAAQAVLSGTCDLVVAGGVQNMSRVPIGYAMTAGQALGSDSPFAGSKGWWSRYGGQEVSQFRGAEMIASRWEVSRLDMEEFAYESHRRALRAVDEGRFAAEIAPYEGVAVDEGPRRDTTLEKMAALKPLVEGGRLTAAVSSQISDGAAALLVASEEAVRVHGLIPRARVHHLSVRGDDPIMMLSAPIPATAHALRRTGMSIGDIDAVEINEAFASVVLAWLKETGADPARVNPNGGAIALGHPLGATGARLMTSLLHELERTGGRYGLQTMCEGGGQANVTIIERL from the coding sequence ATGGCTGAGGCGTACATCGTCGGCGCGGTCCGGACCCCCGTGGGTCGCAGGAACGGCGGCCTGGCCGGCGCCCACCCCGCCGATCTGGGCGCCCACGTGCTCGGGGAGCTCGTCCGGCGCACCGGGGTGGACCCCTCGGCCGTGGACGACGTCGTTTTCGGCTGCGTGGACACCGTCGGCCCGCAGGCCGGGGACATCGCCCGCACCTGCTGGCTGGCCGCCGGGCTGCCGCAGGAGGTGCCCGGCGTCACGGTCGACCGCCAGTGCGGCTCCTCCCAGCAGGCGGTCCACTTCGCCGCCCAGGCCGTGCTGTCGGGCACCTGCGACCTGGTCGTGGCCGGCGGCGTACAGAACATGAGCCGCGTCCCGATCGGCTACGCCATGACCGCCGGGCAGGCCCTCGGCTCCGACAGCCCGTTCGCGGGCTCCAAGGGCTGGTGGTCCCGGTACGGCGGGCAGGAGGTGTCGCAGTTCCGCGGCGCCGAGATGATCGCCTCCCGGTGGGAGGTGTCGCGGCTCGACATGGAGGAGTTCGCCTACGAGTCCCACCGGCGGGCGCTGCGCGCCGTCGACGAGGGCCGGTTCGCCGCCGAGATCGCCCCGTACGAGGGTGTAGCCGTCGACGAGGGCCCCCGCCGCGACACCACGCTGGAGAAGATGGCCGCGCTCAAGCCCCTGGTCGAGGGCGGGCGCCTCACCGCCGCGGTCTCCTCCCAGATCTCCGACGGCGCCGCCGCCCTGCTCGTCGCCTCCGAGGAGGCGGTCCGGGTCCACGGCCTGATCCCGCGCGCCCGCGTCCACCACCTGTCCGTCCGCGGCGACGATCCGATCATGATGCTCTCCGCGCCGATCCCCGCCACCGCGCACGCGCTGCGCAGGACGGGCATGTCGATCGGCGACATCGACGCCGTCGAGATCAACGAGGCGTTCGCCTCCGTCGTGCTGGCCTGGCTGAAGGAGACCGGCGCCGACCCCGCCAGGGTCAACCCCAACGGCGGCGCCATCGCGCTCGGCCACCCGCTCGGCGCGACCGGCGCCCGGCTGATGACCTCTCTCCTGCACGAGCTGGAGCGGACCGGCGGCAGGTACGGCCTGCAGACGATGTGCGAGGGTGGCGGCCAGGCCAACGTGACGATCATCGAACGGCTCTGA
- a CDS encoding MurR/RpiR family transcriptional regulator produces the protein MPVAVGALGRIQTETSALPEALRRVGEAILADPAGAARSTILALAERSGSSPATVTRFCRVFGFTGYAGLRVALATETGRAAQANWDANVGREIGPTDALDTAIGVMAAADSRLIQETAAQLDAGTVAKIADAIVAARRVLVFGVSISGGTAAMIGGRLRRIRVPCWSHADAHEALADAALLAEGDVAIGISHQGRTREVLESLAEAGDRGALTVAVTSFARSPLAELADLVLTTASRETTFRLGGLAAVHSQLFVLDAVYVAVAQRTYERTSEAFERTVRALESHRVERS, from the coding sequence ATGCCTGTGGCGGTAGGGGCTCTCGGACGCATCCAGACCGAGACGTCCGCGCTGCCCGAGGCCCTTCGCCGGGTCGGCGAGGCCATCTTGGCCGACCCGGCCGGAGCGGCCCGGTCCACGATCCTCGCGCTCGCCGAGCGGAGCGGCAGCTCGCCCGCCACCGTCACACGGTTCTGCCGGGTGTTCGGCTTCACCGGATACGCCGGGCTCCGGGTCGCGCTGGCCACCGAGACCGGCCGCGCCGCGCAGGCCAACTGGGACGCCAACGTGGGCCGCGAGATCGGCCCGACCGACGCGCTCGACACGGCGATCGGCGTGATGGCCGCCGCCGACTCCCGGCTCATCCAGGAGACCGCGGCCCAGCTCGACGCGGGCACCGTCGCCAAGATCGCCGACGCGATCGTCGCCGCCCGGCGGGTGCTGGTCTTCGGGGTCTCCATCAGCGGCGGGACGGCCGCCATGATCGGCGGACGGCTCCGCAGGATCCGGGTGCCCTGCTGGAGCCACGCCGACGCCCACGAGGCGCTCGCCGACGCGGCGCTGCTGGCCGAGGGCGACGTCGCCATCGGGATCTCCCACCAGGGCCGCACCCGCGAGGTGCTGGAGTCGCTCGCCGAGGCCGGCGACCGGGGCGCGCTGACCGTCGCCGTCACCTCCTTCGCCCGCTCCCCGCTGGCCGAGCTGGCCGACCTGGTGCTGACCACCGCGAGCCGGGAGACCACCTTCAGGCTGGGCGGCCTGGCCGCCGTCCACTCCCAGCTCTTCGTCCTCGACGCCGTCTACGTCGCGGTCGCGCAGCGCACCTACGAGCGGACCAGCGAGGCGTTCGAGCGGACGGTCCGCGCACTTGAGAGCCACCGCGTGGAGAGGAGTTGA
- a CDS encoding thiolase C-terminal domain-containing protein: MRGRAAVAGIGMTALTRESGRTELELAVEASRLALADARMEAGQIDAVLSYHLNDSAPVVQVAGALRIEKLGWHNDIAGGGTQAASILAEAAMPIACGLARNVLVYRALNGRSGKRMNTVSTGPQERFTIPYGMAGPLPMFALAAQRYLYETSLTEEHLHAVVAQSRDNAAANPRALRRDPLSLEDYLARPYVCSPLRTVDCCQETDGACALVIRDARLAPDAPRVHSVVRGGGPGCSSMDRSPDVSAVFSAHVAPMLWEVSGMRPADVDVALLYDAYSWLVPRQLEDFGLAGRAELGEFLLRRGHAMVNPHGGLLSEGYVHGLNNVAQAVRELRAGRETALVTGFGGSYGSAALLVRPG, from the coding sequence ATGAGAGGCAGGGCGGCCGTCGCCGGGATCGGGATGACGGCCCTGACGCGGGAGTCGGGCAGGACCGAGCTGGAGCTCGCGGTCGAGGCGTCCCGGCTCGCGCTGGCCGACGCCCGCATGGAGGCCGGACAGATCGACGCGGTCCTCAGCTATCACCTGAACGACTCCGCCCCGGTCGTCCAGGTCGCCGGGGCGCTGCGGATCGAGAAACTGGGCTGGCACAACGACATCGCCGGCGGCGGCACCCAGGCGGCCTCCATCCTGGCCGAGGCGGCGATGCCGATCGCCTGCGGCCTCGCGCGCAACGTGCTGGTCTACCGGGCGTTGAACGGCCGCTCCGGCAAGCGCATGAACACCGTCTCCACCGGCCCCCAGGAGCGCTTCACCATCCCCTACGGCATGGCCGGGCCGCTCCCGATGTTCGCCCTGGCCGCCCAGCGCTACCTGTACGAGACCTCCCTCACCGAGGAGCACCTGCACGCCGTCGTCGCCCAGTCCCGCGACAACGCCGCGGCCAACCCCCGGGCGCTGCGCCGGGACCCGCTGTCCCTGGAGGACTATCTGGCCCGGCCGTACGTCTGCTCGCCGCTGCGGACCGTGGACTGCTGCCAGGAGACCGACGGCGCCTGCGCGCTGGTGATCCGCGACGCACGGCTCGCGCCCGACGCCCCCCGTGTCCACAGCGTGGTCAGGGGAGGCGGTCCCGGCTGCTCGTCCATGGACCGCTCGCCCGACGTCAGCGCGGTCTTCTCCGCCCATGTCGCCCCGATGCTGTGGGAGGTCTCGGGCATGCGGCCGGCGGACGTCGACGTGGCGCTGCTCTACGACGCCTACTCCTGGCTGGTGCCCCGGCAGCTGGAGGACTTCGGCCTCGCCGGCCGGGCCGAGCTGGGGGAGTTCCTGCTCCGGCGCGGCCACGCCATGGTCAACCCGCACGGCGGCCTGCTGTCGGAGGGCTACGTCCACGGGCTCAACAACGTGGCCCAGGCCGTACGGGAGCTCAGGGCGGGCCGGGAGACGGCGCTGGTGACCGGGTTCGGCGGCAGCTACGGCAGCGCCGCGCTGCTGGTCCGGCCCGGCTGA
- a CDS encoding SIS domain-containing protein: MDIGAADYVHEVRALTDEVSQTQRDGVRLAAGLIIGSLLDGGVVQAFGSGHSEAIAMEIAGRAGGLVPTNRLALRDVVLYGGAPVEVLLGAPSELERDPAIARRLYDLAPVQPQDVFVLISSSGVNGSVVELASIVKERGHGLIALTSVQHSTAMVSRHPSGRKLLDLADVVLDNGAPYGDAIMPLPDGGAFGAVSTITSALLAQMVVAEVVRGLIEAGQTPPVYRSVNTVGGDEHNRDLENRYAGRIRRGA; this comes from the coding sequence GTGGATATCGGCGCCGCCGACTACGTCCATGAAGTGAGGGCCCTGACGGACGAGGTCTCCCAGACGCAGAGAGACGGGGTCAGGCTGGCGGCCGGCCTGATCATCGGGTCGCTGCTCGACGGCGGGGTGGTGCAGGCCTTCGGCTCCGGCCACTCCGAGGCGATCGCCATGGAGATCGCCGGCCGCGCGGGCGGGCTGGTCCCCACCAACCGGCTCGCGCTGCGCGACGTCGTGCTGTACGGCGGGGCCCCGGTGGAGGTGCTCCTGGGCGCCCCCTCGGAGCTGGAGCGCGACCCGGCGATCGCCCGGCGGCTCTACGACCTGGCCCCCGTCCAGCCGCAGGACGTGTTCGTGCTGATCTCCAGCTCCGGGGTGAACGGCTCGGTGGTGGAGCTGGCCTCCATCGTCAAGGAAAGGGGGCACGGCCTGATCGCCCTGACCTCCGTCCAGCACAGCACCGCGATGGTCTCCCGCCATCCCTCGGGCCGCAAGCTCCTCGACCTCGCCGACGTGGTGCTCGACAACGGGGCCCCGTACGGCGACGCGATCATGCCGCTGCCGGACGGCGGCGCGTTCGGCGCGGTCTCCACGATCACCTCGGCGCTGCTGGCACAGATGGTCGTGGCCGAGGTGGTGCGCGGCCTGATCGAGGCCGGCCAGACCCCGCCGGTCTACCGCTCGGTCAACACCGTCGGCGGCGACGAGCACAACCGGGATCTTGAGAACCGCTATGCCGGAAGGATCCGGCGAGGTGCCTGA